Part of the Pieris brassicae chromosome 5, ilPieBrab1.1, whole genome shotgun sequence genome is shown below.
TATCTATCTAGAATAGGTTATGTATGTGAACTTGTTGTCAAATCAAATGTCAGAAAAGAaatggaaatatttattaagaaataattagaaTACAAAATGTACTTAGCTACTTACAGTACAGGTTATAAGACTACACTAGTTTTTAAAGTAATCAGTCATTTtagtctgttttttttagcCTAGTCtcaaattttttttgcattttacgTTTCATACTCCTCAAGGTATGAGTATCATCAGTATTAAACTGGTCGTTAAAGGCAACAAATTTTTGCAAAACTGTTATAGCGTTAAGAGCCTCGAAAATTGTTGACGGCTGAAACTGTTCTTCTGGGTCTTGCTGGTCTTCGTTTTCGTCGTCAGTGTTATGATTGTTACTTTCAGCTTCTGCAAGAATTTCTTCCTCAGTAGCTAAGGCGCACACGGCGACACTGTCATCTATTCCAATAAATTCCTCTATCTCAATTCTTTGTTCTGTAGCAGTAGATCTTTGCAAGTGAGCAACCAATTCAGCAAGTGCTACGTTGTCATCTTCATCTGTAGATTGTATCATTCTTGCTAGCGGAATATCATGGTCGTTCTCCGCTTGTGATGGAGAGAGATCTTTGAAACCTGCATGGCGAAAGCAGTTGGCTATAGTGTCTGTGTGACCTTTTCCCAAGCTTCCGATATCATTAGAATTGCATCCAGAACACTAAGACTTTTAGTATCTTTGCTGTTTTCAATATTCTGTATCATTTGTAGCACTTGAAGTTTTctgtattgtgtttttaaagcttttatcACTCCTTGGGCCATGGGCTGTAAAACAGAGGTGACATTGGGCGGTAAAAACACAAGCTTTATGCATTTCAGATTGGAGACTACAGAATGAGCGGGACAGTTGTCTACTAGGAGAAGTATTTTGTTTCCTCCAGACTTCAATTCTGCATCCCAGCTACGCAgccatttttcaaaaatttgcGATATCATCCAGGACCTAGTGTTATTTTCATAAGTTACAGGCAAAGATTGAATGTTCTTAAAGCAACGCGGTTTTTTAGCTTTTCCTATCAccaaaagttttcttttacatGAACCAGTCATGTTTGCCGCAACCAATACTGCAATTCTTGTTTTGGACAACTTTCCGCCCTTGCATTCCTCGCCTTtgaatttaagtattttgtcaggggttaaattgtaaaacaatcCTGTTTCATCAGCATTAAAGATTTCCTCTGGTGTGTATCCTTCGCATAGTGCAGGCCACTTATGAGAGAGCCACTCTTCAGACACTCCTTTAGGAACGCCAGCCGCTTCACCGCAAACTTTTCCTGCCACAATATTATGTCGAGCACGAAAACGTTGTACCCAAGACGACGAACACTTAAAATTTTTCTTAGCCATGAGGCGAGCTTAAAGTCATTGGCTTTTTGTTGCAGAATCAGACCACTTATTGTGACGTTGTTTGCCCTCTGATGTTTATACCATGTTAATAAAGCATCTTCTATAACTTTATGTTTACTTGTCCTTTAAGTTTTAAAGAGTTATTTtcgaaaataacttttattttatctctATTCTTCCAAATCGTTGATATCGTAGAGTGCGAAACTCCACATTCCGTTGCAATTTCACTATTTGACTCGCCATTTTCTAATCTCCATATGACATGAGATTTTCCTTCAATAGAAAACACTTTCCTCTTTTTTTGCGACATGATAACGCATAAATGCACGGTCTAATCAAAACCAACACTTATAAATCAAGCAGTTACTCACGCAGTCATTTAGCGCACTAAACAATTGGTGTAAGATATGCAAGGTCAAATGGCCGGGAAGAGGTTCGGATGAGGTGGGAGAAAGTGCGTAGGTAATAATACGCCTAAATATTCCTTCAATGCTTAtcaataagatttaaaatcgtccgtattgttttgttttgctggGACAAGAAGCGGTTGGTCGTTATAGTCGATGAATATCGATAAAGTTTCGTCGTTGTAAGCGGTATGTCGCTGTATCCGATGTTGTTATAGGCGGTATGTTTGCTGAATAGTTTACTAGAGATTCGGGTGGGACCTTACAATCTGGCTGTAATAACCGATCGGTCGTTGTAAACGATGTCGTTATAATCGATTTCGACTGTATTTGTATGTATGGTTagtttatatctatatagttgatatatacttatggtgtttaattattagaatataaataacacttcTATTGTAAGCCTCACAATTGCCCTCTGTGATACTTTATACAACATGTCCGgtgattttttacaataaatacaagttaGTATAAatcatgtaatttaataaatagatgaTTTGgattataaatatcttacattttgaatacttaaaatagataacatttatgtatatttaatgtggttttataaataacagttGTATGACAAGCCCCACGATTGGTTGAATTTTCTCGAGCAGTTACGCGGGAAAATGTCGAAGTTCTCTCGGGGTTAATTGATTAAGGGCGGAATAGCAACGGTAGGGTAGGTTCCATCGGTAGGTCCGAGGTTCGGTTGGATATTCTATTTTGGGGAACGACTAGAGATTGTCACAAACATTGTTAAGTATACATTAGTGTGAAAATATAGAACATTtacaccccgcgacggcccaagccgaggttcgagtctcacaggagacgacCTTGCCGCTAGAcacgggataaaacgccattcaggccgagctacgctcgccaaaacagcccgaactgagctgtaaaggcctttaaggccaacagcgagattccataacaaaaaaagaacATTTACCAAATGTATTGTTCTCTTCTTTATCGATCAACGATATCGTGTATTACTGGCTGGAGGAAGTCTAACAACTGTTGATGTATTCCCAAACTATAACcaaaatcacaaaaaatatgGTATTAGCTTTATCTACATCACAGCatgattacattttatttttaatatctaaaataattggATAGCCAGTTACTAATGAATTACTAAACGATTTTTGATATCATTACACGCATACAAACAATCCAACTATATtcatcaattaatatttagagaaattatattacaaaactaatttataataacgtatggatcaattaaaaaatatagttcaaTAGCTAATAGCCTAAGCTAACAGTAGAAGAgacaaaaacttttaatatttgttaattatatttttttatctattttataggAAAACAAATGCATTGCTAACATTTtatgtctaaaaataaattattacatctAATTAAATCACAgatgaaaacaaaattatccataatactatattatcCATAAGTACTAAGTTTTTTGGCCCCAATCCTGTTTGATCATATCTGATCCTTTTTCTGCAATCATAAATACAGgagaatttgtatgacttgATACTATTTCCGGCATTACACTAGCGTCTATAACCCTTAATCCAGAGATACCGTGGACCCGTAGTCTATTATCAACAACAGAAGAAGGGTCACTCTTGGCTCCCATTTTACAAGTACCACTTTGATGGTAAATGGTAAATGTGAACATCTGGGCTTGGCACGCAAAATAAGCATCGCTTCCAAACGGCCCATATTGTAGACATTCCTCTATTGGCACATCGTACATTTTTGTGTCAAGTTTTCTCATAGACGGCTGTCTTGAAATTTCTATTGCAATCTTGATTCCTTCCACAATTTTTTCTAAGTCCTCGGGGTGGTCAAAGTAATTTGGTATCAAAGTTGGTTGGACTTTGGGGTTTCGACTTTGCAACATAACTCTACCTCTTGATTTCGGGCGCATTAACATGGGGAATACCATGAACAAGTCTTTTTTTCCCAAGTCTTTATACGTGTCTAGGAAAATTTGCTCGTCGAAATTAAAGTTCCGTGATAATAACGGATCAGAATTCAATCCGCCGCCGATAAAAAGAAGTTCCATATCTGGCCAAGCAGTCCCGTTAAATTTGTCTTTTAGATCCATGAATATGAGTGCTTCACACCCACCGGGTATTGATAGTGGTCCTTTATGTGTTCTCATCCACTTGAATACTAATTCTAAATGATTCAAGATATAATCTGTAGTTAAAGTGAAATTTTGCTGTTTTACCATGAACTGTATGCCACCGGCAGCTATATGGTCCATTAAATTGTATCCAACAGGTAAATCTTTAACAACAGGAATTTTAAGGGATTCCAAATGGTCTTTTGGACCTATGCCAGATAACATCAAGAGTTGGGGTGAATTAATAGTGCCGCCAGCGACTATGACTTCCTTTTTAgctaaaactttatatttctttCCCCTTTTTTCAAATTCTATCCCTATAACTTTCGTATTTGTCGGATCAAAGAGTAGTTTCGTCACCATACTGGATTTCGATACATAAAGATTATTTCTCTTGTTAATGGGATGTAAGTATGCTCTATTTGAACTATGTCGTGTACCATTCTTCATAGACAACTGCAGAAACGAAACTGCTGACGGAGTTGCGCCGTTATAGTCTCCATATTTAAACCCTAACTCTTTAGCTCCTTTAACCCATGCTTTAGCTTTTGTAGTTCGAAATGGTGCGTGTTCCACGTTCAAATAGCCTTCATTTCCGTGATAGTCCGGATTGTCGAAAGATTTGATGTTAAAActttcaattttcttaaaatatggCAGGACTTCACTCCATCCCCAGCCTTCGTTTCCCATCGCTTGCCAGTTATCGTAG
Proteins encoded:
- the LOC123709388 gene encoding glucose dehydrogenase [FAD, quinone]-like; its protein translation is MNHWNRVLRAALWILLTVVIPTKTQNVNPIVSLVKFLEDGSYELDKEPPDQTTMLSEYDFIVIGAGTAGCVLANRLTEIPDWKVLLVEAGNNENFVMDIPLLANYLQFTSANWGYKTQPSDRYCAGFENQQCHWPRGKVIGGSSVLNYMIYTRGAPQDYDNWQAMGNEGWGWSEVLPYFKKIESFNIKSFDNPDYHGNEGYLNVEHAPFRTTKAKAWVKGAKELGFKYGDYNGATPSAVSFLQLSMKNGTRHSSNRAYLHPINKRNNLYVSKSSMVTKLLFDPTNTKVIGIEFEKRGKKYKVLAKKEVIVAGGTINSPQLLMLSGIGPKDHLESLKIPVVKDLPVGYNLMDHIAAGGIQFMVKQQNFTLTTDYILNHLELVFKWMRTHKGPLSIPGGCEALIFMDLKDKFNGTAWPDMELLFIGGGLNSDPLLSRNFNFDEQIFLDTYKDLGKKDLFMVFPMLMRPKSRGRVMLQSRNPKVQPTLIPNYFDHPEDLEKIVEGIKIAIEISRQPSMRKLDTKMYDVPIEECLQYGPFGSDAYFACQAQMFTFTIYHQSGTCKMGAKSDPSSVVDNRLRVHGISGLRVIDASVMPEIVSSHTNSPVFMIAEKGSDMIKQDWGQKT